From the genome of Ectobacillus sp. JY-23, one region includes:
- the rpsI gene encoding 30S ribosomal protein S9, with protein sequence MAQVQYYGTGRRKSSVARVRLVPGEGRVIINGREFENYIPFAALREVVKQPLVATETLGNYDVLVNVNGGGFTGQAGAIRHGIARALLKADPEYRLTLKRAGLLTRDARMKERKKYGLKGARRAPQFSKR encoded by the coding sequence TTGGCACAGGTACAATACTATGGTACTGGACGTCGTAAGAGTTCAGTAGCGCGCGTACGTCTCGTTCCAGGTGAAGGACGCGTTATCATCAACGGTCGTGAATTTGAAAACTATATCCCATTCGCTGCATTGCGTGAAGTAGTTAAACAACCTCTAGTTGCAACTGAAACTTTAGGTAACTACGATGTTCTTGTAAACGTAAACGGCGGCGGTTTCACTGGTCAAGCTGGTGCAATCCGTCACGGTATCGCAAGAGCATTGCTAAAAGCTGATCCTGAGTACCGCTTAACTCTTAAGCGTGCAGGATTGTTGACTCGTGACGCACGTATGAAAGAGCGTAAGAAATACGGTCTTAAAGGCGCTCGTCGTGCACCTCAGTTCTCAAAACGTTAA
- the secY gene encoding preprotein translocase subunit SecY: MFRTISNFMRVAEIRNKIFFTFAMLIVFRIGTFIPVPHVNGDVLKAQDSLSALGILNTFGGGALQNFSIFAMGIMPYITASIIVQLLQMDVVPKFTEWSKQGEAGRRKLAQFTRYFTIALGFIQAIGMSIGFNNLAGGQLIVNPGWTTYLYIATVLTAGTAFLMWLGEQITAKGVGNGISIIIFAGITAAIPNVINQVYVQQFQDAGDDLFIRLVKVGLVLLALLAVIVGVIYIQQATRKIPIQYAKRSTGNNGFAGAQNTHLPLKVNSAGVIPVIFAVSFLITPPTIAQFFPKSDVSQWIINNFNYNHPVGMIVYVALIVAFTYFYAFVQVNPEQMAENLNKQGGYVPGIRPGKNTEQYLTKVLYRLTFVGAIFLAAIAILPVLFIKIADLPASAQIGGTSLLIVIGVALETMKQLESQLVKRHYKGFIKQ, encoded by the coding sequence ATGTTTCGCACAATCTCCAACTTTATGCGCGTTGCTGAGATAAGAAATAAAATCTTTTTCACCTTTGCGATGTTGATCGTGTTTCGTATCGGTACATTCATTCCGGTGCCGCACGTCAACGGTGATGTTCTAAAAGCACAAGACTCGTTGAGTGCTTTAGGTATTCTCAACACGTTTGGTGGAGGTGCCTTACAAAACTTCTCAATCTTCGCAATGGGGATTATGCCTTACATTACAGCATCCATCATTGTACAGCTATTACAGATGGATGTTGTTCCTAAGTTTACAGAATGGTCAAAGCAAGGAGAAGCCGGGCGTCGTAAGTTAGCGCAATTTACACGTTACTTTACAATTGCTCTTGGTTTTATCCAAGCGATTGGAATGTCAATTGGATTTAACAACTTGGCTGGTGGCCAGCTGATTGTTAATCCTGGTTGGACGACTTATTTATACATTGCTACTGTTCTGACTGCCGGGACAGCATTTTTAATGTGGCTCGGTGAGCAGATTACTGCAAAAGGTGTAGGAAACGGTATTTCTATCATCATCTTTGCAGGTATTACAGCAGCGATTCCGAATGTTATAAATCAAGTTTATGTACAGCAGTTCCAAGATGCAGGGGATGATTTATTCATTCGCCTTGTAAAAGTAGGATTGGTTTTGCTTGCTTTATTGGCGGTTATTGTAGGTGTTATCTACATCCAACAAGCAACTCGTAAGATTCCAATTCAGTACGCAAAACGTTCTACAGGAAACAACGGTTTTGCTGGTGCGCAAAACACGCATTTACCTTTAAAAGTAAATAGTGCCGGTGTAATTCCAGTCATTTTCGCTGTTTCTTTCCTGATTACGCCACCGACAATTGCTCAGTTTTTCCCGAAAAGCGATGTTTCGCAATGGATTATAAATAACTTTAACTACAATCATCCAGTAGGAATGATCGTATATGTTGCTTTAATCGTTGCCTTCACGTATTTCTATGCATTTGTTCAGGTTAATCCGGAGCAGATGGCTGAAAATCTGAATAAACAAGGTGGATACGTTCCTGGTATTCGTCCGGGTAAAAATACAGAACAATATTTAACAAAGGTCTTATACCGTTTAACGTTCGTAGGTGCAATTTTCCTAGCGGCAATTGCAATTCTGCCTGTGTTATTCATTAAAATAGCTGATCTTCCAGCTTCTGCCCAAATTGGTGGAACGAGCTTACTGATTGTAATCGGGGTTGCTTTAGAAACAATGAAGCAGCTAGAGAGCCAGTTAGTGAAACGCCATTATAAAGGCTTTATCAAACAATGA
- the map gene encoding type I methionyl aminopeptidase: MIICKTPREIEIMRHAGKIVALTHKELKKHIAPGITTKELDSIAEKVIRGYGATPSFKGYNGFPGSICASVNEELVHGIPGDRKLKDGDIISIDIGAKYNGYHGDSAWTYPVGKISDSVQKLLDVTEKSLHIGLAEVKPNVRLSNISHAIQVYAEGEGFSVVREYVGHGIGQDLHEAPQIPHYGPPGKGPRLKPGMVLCIEPMINQGHRYVKTLSDNWTVVTVDGKWCAHFEHTIAITETGYEILTTE, from the coding sequence ATGATTATATGTAAAACGCCTCGCGAAATCGAGATCATGCGACATGCCGGTAAAATTGTTGCGCTGACGCACAAGGAACTGAAAAAGCATATCGCGCCTGGTATTACAACGAAAGAATTAGACTCCATTGCAGAGAAAGTCATCCGAGGATATGGTGCTACACCATCATTTAAAGGATACAACGGCTTTCCGGGGAGCATCTGTGCTTCCGTTAATGAAGAACTTGTTCACGGTATTCCAGGAGATCGCAAGCTCAAAGACGGCGATATTATTAGCATCGATATCGGTGCTAAATATAACGGATATCATGGAGATTCTGCATGGACGTATCCGGTCGGCAAGATTTCAGATTCTGTCCAGAAGCTGCTTGATGTCACAGAGAAATCGTTGCACATTGGTTTAGCAGAAGTGAAGCCTAATGTAAGACTTTCAAATATTTCTCATGCGATTCAAGTGTATGCCGAAGGCGAAGGTTTTTCAGTCGTACGAGAGTATGTAGGACACGGGATTGGGCAAGACTTACATGAAGCTCCCCAAATTCCGCACTATGGACCTCCGGGAAAAGGACCGAGGTTAAAGCCGGGCATGGTACTTTGTATTGAACCGATGATTAACCAAGGACATCGATATGTGAAAACATTGTCCGACAACTGGACAGTAGTGACTGTAGATGGTAAGTGGTGTGCTCACTTTGAGCATACAATTGCTATTACGGAAACAGGGTATGAAATTTTGACAACTGAGTAG
- the truA gene encoding tRNA pseudouridine(38-40) synthase TruA, whose amino-acid sequence MERIKCTISYDGTNFSGYQMQQKDRTVQFEIERALRKIHKDDIRTHASGRTDAGVHAYGQVLHFDSPLTIPALGWVAALNSALPEDIAVRRVEKVHSSFHARYDVVSKEYRYKVLLNDRDNVFARNYMYRYPYHINVGTIETAAKHFLGTHDFTSFCSAKSDKENKVRTIHEIEIQRSGDELLFRFVGNGFLYNMVRIMVGTLLDVGQGRRAPADIPVILEQRDRRYASKTAPGHGLYLWQVNYNN is encoded by the coding sequence ATGGAAAGAATAAAGTGCACCATTTCATATGATGGAACAAACTTTAGCGGCTATCAAATGCAGCAAAAAGATAGGACAGTTCAATTCGAGATAGAACGAGCGCTTCGTAAAATCCACAAAGATGACATTCGTACGCATGCTTCAGGTCGAACGGATGCTGGGGTGCATGCTTATGGACAAGTTTTGCATTTTGATTCTCCGCTTACAATTCCTGCTTTAGGGTGGGTTGCAGCTTTAAATTCAGCCCTGCCTGAAGATATCGCGGTAAGAAGGGTGGAAAAGGTTCATTCGTCTTTTCATGCGCGTTATGATGTTGTGAGTAAGGAATACCGTTATAAGGTGTTGCTTAATGACAGGGATAATGTATTTGCACGCAATTATATGTACCGTTATCCATACCACATTAATGTCGGTACAATAGAAACTGCTGCAAAGCACTTTTTGGGAACACATGACTTTACTTCGTTTTGCTCTGCAAAATCAGATAAAGAAAACAAAGTTCGAACCATTCATGAAATTGAAATACAGCGAAGCGGCGATGAACTTCTATTTCGATTTGTAGGTAATGGTTTCCTGTATAATATGGTCCGTATTATGGTAGGGACATTGCTTGACGTCGGCCAGGGAAGGCGTGCTCCTGCAGATATACCAGTCATTCTAGAACAGCGTGACCGTCGCTATGCTAGTAAGACAGCACCTGGACACGGCCTATATTTATGGCAGGTAAACTATAACAACTAA
- a CDS encoding adenylate kinase, giving the protein MNLILMGLPGAGKGTQAEQIVAKYNIPHISTGDMFRAAIKEGTELGLQAKSFMDKGELVPDEVTIGIVRERLAKDDCSKGFLLDGFPRTVAQADALEGIMKDLGKKIDYVLNINVDSSLLLKRLTGRRICKSCGATYHLIFNPPQVEGVCDKCGGELYQRSDDNEETVANRLEVNIKQTQPLLDFYGELGYVRNIDGEQEISKVFADINALIGELA; this is encoded by the coding sequence ATGAATCTAATTTTAATGGGACTTCCGGGAGCAGGAAAAGGTACACAAGCCGAGCAAATCGTTGCTAAGTACAATATTCCTCATATCTCGACAGGCGATATGTTTCGTGCTGCTATTAAAGAAGGAACGGAACTTGGCCTACAAGCAAAATCTTTCATGGATAAAGGTGAGCTCGTTCCGGATGAAGTAACAATCGGTATTGTTCGTGAGCGTTTAGCGAAAGACGATTGCTCCAAAGGTTTCTTGCTCGACGGTTTTCCGCGAACTGTTGCGCAGGCTGATGCTTTGGAAGGGATTATGAAAGATCTTGGCAAGAAGATTGATTATGTCCTCAACATTAATGTTGACTCTAGTCTATTGTTAAAACGATTGACGGGCAGACGGATCTGCAAAAGCTGCGGCGCTACGTATCATTTGATATTTAATCCGCCTCAAGTGGAAGGTGTTTGCGACAAATGCGGCGGTGAATTGTATCAGCGTTCTGATGACAATGAAGAAACCGTTGCGAATCGCCTTGAAGTAAACATCAAGCAGACGCAACCTTTGCTGGACTTCTATGGTGAGCTTGGTTATGTAAGAAATATTGACGGTGAGCAAGAAATTAGCAAGGTATTTGCAGATATCAATGCGCTTATCGGAGAGTTAGCGTAA
- the rpsK gene encoding 30S ribosomal protein S11, which produces MARKTNTRKRRVKKNIEAGIAHIRSTFNNTIVTITDVHGNALSWSSAGALGFKGSRKSTPFAAQMAAETAAKTSMEHGLKTLEVTVKGPGAGREAAIRALQAAGLEVTAIRDVTPVPHNGCRPPKRRRV; this is translated from the coding sequence ATGGCACGTAAAACTAACACTCGTAAACGTCGTGTGAAAAAGAACATTGAAGCTGGTATCGCACACATCCGCTCAACATTCAACAACACAATTGTAACAATCACAGACGTTCATGGTAACGCACTTTCTTGGTCTAGTGCTGGTGCACTTGGTTTCAAAGGCTCTCGTAAGTCTACACCATTTGCTGCGCAAATGGCTGCTGAAACAGCTGCGAAGACATCTATGGAGCATGGTTTAAAAACTCTAGAGGTTACTGTTAAAGGTCCTGGTGCAGGTCGTGAAGCTGCAATCCGTGCGCTTCAAGCTGCAGGTCTAGAAGTAACAGCGATCCGCGATGTTACGCCAGTACCTCATAACGGATGCCGTCCGCCAAAACGTCGTCGTGTGTAA
- the rpsM gene encoding 30S ribosomal protein S13, translating to MARIAGVDIPRDKRVVISLTYVYGIGRPTAEKVLAEAGVSEDTRVRDLTEEELGKIRDIIDKLKVEGDLRREVSLNIKRLMEIGSYRGIRHRRGLPVRGQNTKNNARTRKGPRRTVANKKK from the coding sequence ATGGCACGTATTGCAGGTGTAGATATTCCTCGTGACAAACGCGTCGTTATTTCTTTAACATACGTATACGGTATTGGTCGTCCAACAGCTGAGAAGGTTCTTGCTGAAGCTGGCGTTTCTGAAGATACTCGTGTTCGTGATCTAACAGAAGAAGAATTAGGTAAAATCCGTGATATCATTGATAAATTGAAAGTTGAAGGTGACCTTCGTCGTGAAGTATCCCTAAACATCAAGCGTCTAATGGAAATCGGTTCTTATCGTGGTATTCGCCATCGCCGTGGTTTACCAGTTCGTGGTCAAAACACTAAGAACAATGCTCGTACACGTAAAGGTCCTCGTCGTACAGTAGCGAACAAAAAGAAATAA
- a CDS encoding energy-coupling factor ABC transporter ATP-binding protein, producing MKEEKLRIEHLSFQYPHAKEAALKDISFSVYKGEWLSIIGQNGSGKSTLAKILNGLLLPNEGVILVNGELILSEETIWDVRQHIGMVFQNPDNQFVGTTVQDDVVFGMENRGVPRNEMIERLHHALSLVGMEEFTEQEPHTLSGGQKQRVAIASVLALRPSILILDEATSMLDPKGRKEVMETVQQLVQENNMTVISITHDLEEAAQSDRIVVLNQGSIVKEGTPEYVFTFTEELRSMGLNVPFSVRLTEMLKERMLPVNKMHLTAESLVNELWTLYLKK from the coding sequence ATGAAGGAAGAAAAGCTTCGTATAGAGCATTTGTCGTTTCAATATCCTCATGCAAAAGAGGCTGCTTTAAAAGATATATCATTTTCTGTTTATAAGGGAGAATGGCTGTCTATCATCGGCCAAAACGGTTCAGGTAAGTCTACGCTAGCTAAAATTTTAAATGGGTTATTGCTTCCTAATGAAGGCGTGATTCTAGTAAATGGGGAACTTATTTTATCAGAAGAAACGATATGGGATGTACGTCAGCATATTGGAATGGTCTTTCAAAATCCGGATAATCAATTTGTAGGGACAACGGTACAAGATGATGTAGTGTTTGGAATGGAAAATAGAGGTGTGCCGCGTAATGAAATGATAGAAAGATTACATCATGCTCTTTCTTTGGTCGGTATGGAGGAGTTCACTGAACAAGAACCTCATACCTTATCAGGGGGGCAAAAGCAGCGTGTAGCAATTGCAAGTGTATTAGCGCTCCGACCTTCCATTTTAATCTTGGATGAAGCTACCTCTATGTTAGATCCTAAGGGAAGAAAAGAAGTCATGGAAACGGTACAGCAACTTGTGCAAGAAAATAATATGACTGTCATTTCCATTACCCATGATTTAGAAGAAGCGGCACAATCCGATCGTATCGTTGTGCTTAATCAAGGAAGCATAGTAAAAGAAGGCACGCCTGAATATGTATTTACGTTTACGGAGGAGCTCCGCTCTATGGGGCTGAACGTTCCTTTTTCAGTAAGGTTGACAGAAATGTTAAAAGAGCGAATGTTACCGGTAAACAAGATGCATCTTACCGCGGAAAGTTTGGTGAACGAGCTTTGGACATTATATTTAAAAAAGTAG
- the rpmJ gene encoding 50S ribosomal protein L36 yields MKVRPSVKPICEKCKVIRRRGKVMVICENPKHKQKQG; encoded by the coding sequence ATGAAAGTAAGACCATCTGTAAAGCCGATCTGTGAAAAATGTAAAGTTATTCGCAGAAGAGGAAAAGTAATGGTTATCTGTGAAAATCCTAAACATAAGCAAAAACAAGGTTAA
- the rplQ gene encoding 50S ribosomal protein L17, whose protein sequence is MAYRKLGRTSAQRKAMLRDLTTDLIINERIETTETRAKELRSVVEKMITLGKRGDLHARRQAASYVRNEVANAETKQDALQKLFADIAPRYADRQGGYTRIAKVGPRRGDGAPMVIIELV, encoded by the coding sequence ATGGCATACAGAAAATTAGGCCGTACAAGCGCGCAACGTAAAGCAATGTTACGTGACTTGACTACTGACTTAATCATCAACGAGCGCATCGAAACGACTGAAACTCGTGCGAAAGAGCTTCGTTCCGTAGTAGAAAAAATGATTACTCTAGGTAAACGCGGAGATCTTCACGCTCGTCGTCAAGCAGCTTCTTACGTTCGTAACGAAGTAGCAAACGCTGAGACGAAGCAAGATGCGTTGCAAAAATTATTTGCAGACATCGCTCCTCGCTACGCAGACCGCCAAGGTGGATACACTCGTATCGCTAAAGTTGGTCCTCGTCGCGGTGACGGTGCTCCAATGGTTATCATTGAATTAGTATAA
- a CDS encoding energy-coupling factor transporter transmembrane protein EcfT, translating to MQQLIIGKYIPIHSIIHRLDPRTKLLFAFLYVFVVFLANDAISYALLLLYTSIPLFLSRVPIRYIFSGLKPVLWLFLFTFLLHVLTTKEGNVLFQVGWFAVYEKGLQQGIYISLRFLLLIIITTMLTLTTTPIEITDGLETLLSPFKRIGMPVHEIALMMSISLRFIPTLMEETEKIMKAQSSRGTDFAGGPLKERLRAVIALLVPLFISAFKRAEDLAIAMEARGYRGGEGRTKFRKLQWEYKDTLALLSLLAIALVLVLLRW from the coding sequence ATGCAACAGCTTATTATCGGTAAATATATTCCTATCCATTCTATTATCCATCGTTTAGACCCTCGGACTAAGCTGTTGTTTGCTTTTCTATATGTATTTGTAGTCTTTCTAGCAAACGATGCAATATCGTATGCATTGCTATTACTGTATACATCTATTCCCTTATTTTTATCGCGCGTGCCTATTAGATATATCTTTTCTGGCTTAAAGCCGGTATTATGGTTATTTTTATTTACATTTCTTCTTCATGTTTTAACAACAAAAGAAGGCAACGTACTGTTTCAAGTCGGATGGTTTGCAGTCTATGAAAAAGGTTTACAACAAGGGATTTATATATCCTTGCGCTTTTTGCTGTTAATTATCATAACAACTATGCTAACACTAACCACTACACCTATTGAAATTACAGATGGGCTGGAGACATTACTCTCACCATTCAAACGAATTGGTATGCCTGTGCATGAAATTGCGCTAATGATGTCCATTTCGTTACGTTTTATTCCGACACTCATGGAGGAAACAGAAAAAATTATGAAAGCACAATCTTCACGCGGAACAGATTTTGCAGGCGGGCCCCTAAAAGAGAGGTTACGAGCTGTAATTGCCTTGCTTGTTCCTTTATTTATCAGTGCTTTTAAACGTGCTGAAGACCTTGCGATTGCTATGGAGGCAAGAGGCTATAGAGGTGGAGAGGGGCGTACAAAATTTCGTAAGCTACAATGGGAATATAAGGATACTTTAGCATTGCTGAGTTTATTAGCAATAGCGTTAGTCCTTGTTCTTTTACGTTGGTGA
- the infA gene encoding translation initiation factor IF-1 yields the protein MAKDDVIEIEGTVIETLPNAMFKVELENKHVVLAHVSGKIRMNFIRILPGDKVTVELSPYDLNRGRITYRFK from the coding sequence ATGGCTAAAGATGATGTAATTGAAATTGAAGGTACAGTTATCGAGACATTACCGAATGCTATGTTCAAAGTAGAACTGGAAAACAAGCATGTCGTATTAGCTCATGTTTCTGGTAAAATTCGCATGAACTTCATTCGTATTTTACCTGGAGACAAAGTTACGGTAGAATTATCTCCGTACGATTTAAATCGTGGTCGTATTACGTACCGTTTTAAATGA
- a CDS encoding energy-coupling factor ABC transporter ATP-binding protein, translating into MDIIFKKVEHRYQKNTPFERLAIYDIDLSFLEGGYYAIIGHTGSGKSTVIQHLNALLKPTAGAVELGDTVVAADKKQKKLKGIRKKVGIVFQYPEHQLFEETVEKDICFGPLNFGVSNEEAKQKASVALEMVGLPREFLQKSPFELSGGQMRRVAIAGVLAMEPEVLVLDEPTAGLDPRGQEELMGMFYKLHKQRGMTVILVTHNMEDAAQYAQEVVVMHKGTVFLHGKPEEVFSNASLLEEIGLSVPLSVQYKQLFEQRMNITLDTNALTIEDLAEEITSLFKKGGM; encoded by the coding sequence TTGGACATTATATTTAAAAAAGTAGAACATCGATATCAAAAGAATACACCGTTTGAACGGTTAGCTATATATGATATAGACCTTTCTTTTTTAGAAGGCGGCTACTACGCTATTATTGGTCATACAGGCTCAGGTAAATCTACAGTCATTCAGCATTTAAATGCGCTTTTAAAGCCAACAGCGGGGGCAGTAGAGCTTGGAGATACTGTTGTGGCTGCTGATAAAAAACAGAAGAAGCTAAAAGGTATTCGTAAAAAGGTTGGCATTGTATTTCAATATCCAGAGCATCAGTTATTTGAAGAAACTGTAGAAAAGGATATTTGTTTCGGACCTTTAAATTTTGGTGTTTCTAATGAAGAAGCAAAGCAAAAGGCTTCAGTTGCTCTGGAAATGGTAGGACTACCGAGAGAATTTCTGCAGAAATCTCCATTCGAGCTAAGCGGTGGACAAATGCGCCGCGTCGCTATAGCGGGAGTATTGGCTATGGAACCTGAAGTTCTTGTCTTAGATGAACCGACTGCGGGACTGGATCCGAGAGGTCAGGAAGAACTGATGGGTATGTTTTATAAACTCCATAAACAAAGAGGAATGACGGTTATACTTGTTACACATAACATGGAAGATGCGGCACAATATGCCCAAGAAGTCGTGGTTATGCATAAAGGTACAGTCTTTCTGCACGGTAAACCAGAAGAGGTTTTCTCCAATGCATCCTTATTAGAAGAGATTGGTCTATCTGTGCCCCTTTCGGTACAGTACAAGCAACTTTTTGAGCAAAGAATGAATATTACGCTAGATACAAATGCATTAACAATAGAGGATTTAGCTGAAGAGATAACTTCTTTGTTTAAGAAGGGTGGGATGTAG
- the rplM gene encoding 50S ribosomal protein L13 — MRTTFMAKANEVERKWYVIDAEGQTLGRLASEVAAILRGKNKPTFTPHVDTGDHVIIINAEKVHLTGNKLNDKIYYRHTMHPGGLKQRTALEMRTNYPVQMIELAVKGMLPKNRLGRQMVKKLNVYAGSEHPHQAQKPEVYELRG, encoded by the coding sequence ATGCGTACGACTTTCATGGCAAAAGCTAACGAAGTTGAGCGTAAATGGTATGTGATCGATGCTGAAGGTCAAACTTTAGGTCGTCTTGCAAGCGAAGTAGCTGCTATTTTACGCGGTAAAAACAAACCAACTTTCACACCACACGTTGACACTGGTGATCATGTAATCATCATCAACGCTGAAAAGGTTCACCTAACAGGTAATAAATTGAACGATAAAATCTACTATCGTCACACTATGCACCCAGGCGGTTTGAAACAAAGAACTGCATTGGAAATGCGTACAAACTACCCAGTACAAATGATCGAGCTTGCTGTTAAAGGCATGCTTCCAAAGAACCGTTTGGGTCGTCAAATGGTTAAGAAATTAAACGTGTATGCTGGTTCTGAGCATCCACACCAAGCACAAAAACCAGAAGTTTACGAACTTCGCGGATAA
- a CDS encoding DNA-directed RNA polymerase subunit alpha → MIEIEKPKIETVELNEGAKYGKFVIEPLERGYGTTLGNSLRRILLSSLPGAAVTSIQIDGVLHEFSTIEGVVEDVTTIILNIKKLALKIYSEEEKTLEIDVQGEGVVTAADITHDSDVEILNPDLHIATLAKDAHLRMRLTAKRGRGYTPADANKREDQPIGVIPIDSIFTPVSRVTYQVENTRVGQVTNFDKLTLDVWTDGSIGPKEAISLGAKILTEHLNIFVGLTNEAQNAEIMVEKEEDQKEKVLEMTIEELDLSVRSYNCLKRAGINTVQELANKTEEDMMKVRNLGRKSLEEVKHKLEELGLGLRKDD, encoded by the coding sequence ATGATCGAGATTGAAAAACCGAAAATCGAAACGGTTGAACTTAACGAAGGCGCTAAATACGGTAAATTCGTTATTGAACCACTTGAGCGTGGATATGGTACTACTTTGGGTAACTCCTTACGTCGTATTTTGTTATCTTCACTCCCTGGTGCCGCTGTTACGTCAATCCAAATTGATGGAGTACTTCATGAGTTTTCAACAATTGAGGGCGTTGTAGAAGATGTTACAACGATTATCTTAAACATCAAGAAATTGGCGCTTAAGATTTACTCTGAAGAGGAGAAAACGCTTGAAATTGATGTGCAGGGTGAAGGTGTTGTCACAGCTGCCGATATTACTCATGATAGCGATGTCGAAATCTTAAATCCGGATTTACACATTGCAACGTTAGCAAAGGATGCGCATTTACGCATGCGTTTAACTGCAAAGCGTGGTCGTGGGTATACGCCAGCTGATGCAAACAAAAGAGAAGATCAACCAATAGGCGTAATTCCTATTGATTCCATTTTCACTCCAGTGTCACGTGTAACGTACCAAGTGGAAAATACACGTGTAGGGCAAGTAACGAACTTTGACAAATTGACGCTAGATGTATGGACGGATGGAAGCATCGGGCCGAAAGAAGCAATTTCGTTAGGCGCTAAGATCTTAACCGAGCATTTAAATATCTTTGTTGGTTTAACTAACGAAGCGCAAAATGCTGAGATTATGGTAGAAAAAGAAGAAGATCAAAAAGAAAAAGTTTTAGAAATGACAATTGAAGAACTGGATCTTTCTGTTCGTTCTTATAACTGCTTAAAGCGAGCTGGTATCAATACGGTACAAGAGCTTGCTAACAAAACAGAAGAAGATATGATGAAAGTTCGTAACTTAGGACGTAAATCCTTAGAGGAAGTAAAGCATAAGCTTGAAGAACTAGGCTTAGGCTTACGTAAGGACGACTAA